The region GGCGCTACGGGCTGCACGCGACGCCGACCTCGCTCGCGCTCGCGCAGCGCCTGGCCGAGATCGAGGGCGGCAGGCATGCGCTGTTGCAGCCGTCGGGGCTGGCGTCGATCACCAATGTCTATTTCGGCGTGGTGAAGGCGGGCGACGACGTGCTGATCCCGCACAACGTGTACAACCCGAACGGCGACCTGGGCACGTGGCTCAGCCGTGATTTCGGCGTGAGCGCGCGTTTCTACGATCCGCTGATCGGCGCGGGCATCGCCGACCTGATCCAGCCGAACACGAAGCTGATCTGGCTGGAAGCGCCGGGTTCGGTGACGATGGAAGTGCCCGACGTGCGTGCGATCACGGCCGTCGCGCGCGCGCGCGGCATCGTGACCGCGATCGACAACACCTATTCCGCCGGGCTCGCGTTCAAGCCGTTCGAGCACGGCGTCGACATCTCGGTCCAGGCGCTGACCAAGTACCAGTCGGGCGGCAGCGACCTCCTGATGGGCGCGACGATCACGGCCGACGCGGACCTGCACGCGAAGCTCAAGCTGGCGCGCATGCGCCTCGGCATCGGCGTGTCGGTCGACGACTGCTCGCTCGTGCTGCGCAGCCTGCCGAGCATGCAGGTGCGCTTCGACGCGCACAGCGCGAACGCACTCGCGCTCGCGCATTGGCTGAAGGCGCGGCCGGAGATCGCGGCGGTCCTGCATCCGCAGTTTCCGGATTGCCCGGGGCACGCGTCGTTCGCCCGTGATTTCACGGGCGCGGGGGGCTTGTTCTCGGTCGTGTTCGATGGGCGCTACAGCCCGGCGCAGGTCGACGCGTTCGTCGAGGCGCTCGAATTGTTTGCGATCGGCTGGAGCTGGGGCGGCGCATGCAGCCTGGCGATGCCCTACGATGTCGCGTCGATGCGGCCGACCTGGCCGCACCAGGGCACGCTGGTGCGCTTCTACGTCGGGCTCGAGGACGAGGCCGACCTGCGCGCCGACATCGAACGCGCGTTCGGGATCGCGTTCGGCTGACGCCGCCGCCGGTTCCGCGCGCCGCGCGAGGCCGGCTGTCGATGCAACAACGGCGCATGCGATTTCCGCATGCGCCGTTGTTGCATCCGGGCCCGGCTTGCGCCGCGCGTTACAGCAGCCGCAGCAGGCCGTCGAGTCCGACGTGGTTGAACGCGACGCTCGCCGCCTCGCGCACCACGGGCTTCGCGCGGAACGCGACCGACAGCCCGGCCTCCGCCATCATCTTCAGGTCGTTCGACCCGTCGCCGATCGCGATCGCGCGGCTCGGCGGGATGCCGAGCGCCGCGCAGGTGTCGCGCACGAGGCGCGCCTTCACGTCGGCGTCGACGATCTCGCCGAGCACCTTGCCCGTCAGCTTGCCGTCGACGACTTCCAGCACGTTCGAATACGCATGGTCGAGCCCGAGCTGCGCCTTGAGGCGGTCGGTGAAGAAGGTGAAGCCGCCCGACACCAGGAGTGTCTTGAGGCCCGCGGCCTTGACGCCGGCCAGCATGGCCTCTGCACCCGGCGACAGCCGCAGCCGGGTCGCGTAGACCTGTTCGAGCGCACTCGCCTCGAGCCCCGCCAGCAGCGCGACGCGGCGCGCGAGGCTCTCGTTGAAATCGGGGATCTCGCCGCGCATCGAAGCCTCGGTGATCGCCGCGACCTCGGCCTTGCGTCCGCAAAAATCGGCGATCTCGTCGATGCACTCGATCGTGATCAGCGTCGAATCCATGTCCATCGCGACCAGGCCGAAGTCGGCGAGCCGCAGGCCGGCGTCGACGAAACCGTAGTCGAGCCCGTGGGTGCCGCAATAGACGTCGAGATCGGGCTGCTGCGCGGGACTGGCCTCCTCGATGCGGATCGCGTGCGGATCGAGCGCGACGATGCGCGCGCCGCGGGCGAGCGCGAGCAGGGGCTTGTAATGCGCGTCGGACAGCGGCGAGGGACTCTGGATAACGAGATTCGTGGTCATGGCGAGTGGTTGGCAAAGAAAAATGTGGCAGCGGGCACGCGCGGGCCAACTCGCTATTGTAGCGGGGCGGCGCGCGGCCGGCGCGTCAGCCGGCGGGCGGGGCCGGCCGGTCCCAGTACGGCGGATCGCCGAAGTGCGCGGCGAGGAAGTCGATGAAGGCAAGGGTTTTCAGCGGCACGAACGCGCGGCTCGGGTAGACCGCCCAGATCGCGACCGGCTCGGCGAGCGGGTAGTCGTCGAGCACGCTGACGAGCGTGCCGTCGCGCAGGTGCGGGCCGACATCCCAGGTCGACTTCAGCGCGAGGCCGAAGCCCGCCAGCACGGCCTCGCGGATCGCCTCGCCGTTGCTCGCGCTCAGCCGTCCGCCGACGCGCACCGTCTGCGGGCCGGCCGGCGTCGCGAAGGTCCAGTCGCGCTGGTCGCCGAGGATCACGCACTCGTGCCGCGCGAGGTCCGCGGGATGGCGCGGCGCGCCGTGCGCGGCCAGATAGGCGGGCGCGCAGCAGATCACGCGGCGGTTCGCCGCAAGCCGCCGCGCGACGAGCGAGGAGTCCTTCAGCGCACCGAGCCGCACGGCGATGTCGATGCCCTCGTCGACCAGATCGACGATTTCGTCGGACAGCCGCAAATCGAGCGAGACGTCCGGGTAGCGGCGCAGGAACGCGGGAATCACCGGCGCGACGTGCTGGCGGCCGAACGACGACGACATCGAGACCTTGAGCCGGCCCTGCGGCTCGGCGCGGCCGCGGCCGACGGCCGCGCGCGCGGCGTCGGCCGCTTCGAGCAGCGGCTGGGCGCGCGCGATGAACAGTTCGCCTTCCTGAGTCAGGCTCACGCGCCGCGTGGTGCGATGCAGCAGGCGCGCGCCGAGCTGGCGTTCGAGCTGCGCGAGCCGCGCGCTCGCCACCGCGGCCGACAGCCCGAACTCCCGGCCGGCCGCCGACACGTTCGCGAGCCGCGCCGCGCGCACGAACAGCGCCACGTCGAGCAGGTCGAGCGGTTTGTCGGGCGAGGGCGGCGGCGCGTCGATCATTCTTTTGAAAATCCAGAAAATGTTTCAGGGATTATGGTGCTTTTTAATGAGGATGGGGCGCTCTACGATGCGGGTCATGCGTCGGCGCGCGCTTCGCGCCGTGTCCCAGACTTGTTTGCCAGGAGCCCAAGATGAAAGCTGTCGGATTGCATCAATACCTGCCGATCGACCAGCCGGATGCGCTGCTCGACCTCGAATTGCCGATGCCGCAGCCGGGCGAGCGCGACCTGCTCGTGAGGATCGAGGCGATCTCGGTCAATCCCGTCGATTGCAAGGTGCGCGCGCCCAAGGCGCAGACGGAGGCGTCGCCGCGCGTGCTCGGCTGGGACGCGGCCGGCACGGTCGTCGCGGTCGGGCCCGGGGTCGCGCTGTTCAAGGTGGGCGATCCGGTGTTCTACGCGGGCAGCATCACGCGGCCGGGCGCGAACAGCGAGTATCACGTCGTCGATGAACGGATCGTCGCGCGCAAGCCCGAGACGCTCGATTTCGCGGCCGCCGCCGCGCTGCCGCTGACCGCCATCACCGCGTGGGAAGCGCTGTTCGAGCGCCTGCGCGTGTCGCCGCAAGGCGCGGACGCGGGCAAGTCGGTGCTGATCATCGGCGGCGCGGGCGGGGTCGGCTCGATCGGCATCCAGCTCGCCAGGCAGTTGGGCGGACTCACGGTGATCGCGACCGCGTCGCGCCCTGAATCCGCGCAGTGGGTGCGCGAGCTGGGCGCGGACCACGTGGTCGATCATTTCGGCGATCTGCCCGCGCAGATGAAGGCGGTCGGCCATCCGACGGTCGACTACGTGCTGATCTTCAACGACACCGATCGCCATTTCCCGGCGGCGGCCGAACTGATCCGGCCGCAGGGCGGCATCTGCACGATCGTCGAGAACGAGCGGCCGGTGCCCGTCGAGCTGTTGAAGGCGAAGAGCGCGGCGTTTCATTGGGAGTTCATGTTCACGCGCGCGATGTTCGGCACGCCCGACATGATCGAGCAGCACACGCTGCTGGCCGAGGTGGCGCGGCTCGTCGACGCGGGCGCGCTGCGCACGACGGTCGGCGAGCATCTCGGCCGGATCGACGCGGCGAATCTGCGCCGCGCGCATCAATTGCTCGAGAGCGGCCGCGCGATCGGCAAGCTCGTGCTGAGCGGTTTCTGAGGGCGCGGCGGGCGCGGCGCGCAAGCGGGGTAACACCCGATGTCAGGTCAACGCCGGCGGCGGCGCTTGGCGTTAGACTGGCAGGCATCATGCATCGATAACCCGGTGGAGCCGTTCGCGCGGCGCCACCTCATAAGGAGGTCAGCATGGGCCAACGCGTCACCACAGTCATCGCCGCCACCGGTTCCGCCGCCGTCCTGGCGGCCGCCTTCCTCAGCGCCCCCGCCTGCGCTGCGCCGCCGATCAACGCCAGCCTGCTCGGCGGCAACGACGGCCAGCTCCAGTACACCGTCAAGGTCGATTCGAAACTGTTCGGCAATACGCAGGAAACCCGCAAGATCCGTTCCGGCGAGACCGACGACTTCAACTGGAAGTCGGTGCCGCCGTCGGGCGCGGTGCCGGTGCCGGACGGCTGCCCGCAGAGCGATTCGCTGCCGCGCGACGCCAACGGCGCGATGGTCCGGCAGACCCAGGTGCGCGTCGCGCCGTCGGTCGACAGCAAGGGCGTCGCGAACGTGCAGCTGAGCTTCCAGGCCAGCGCGCCGCAGGGCCGCAAGGCGGTGACGGTCGGCGGCAAGGCGCTGCAGTGCCCGAAGGCCGTGACCGTGAGCCAGGTCAGGTGGGTGTCGATTCCGACGGGCGGCGGCTCGAAGACCCTCACGATGAGCGACGGCACGCGCGTCACGGTGTCGATCAAGCGCTGAGCGCCGCCGCGCGCGGCTCAGCCGGCCGCCTGCTTCCGGCGTCGTTCGATCAGGCGGGCGGCGAGGAAGCGGTGCTCGGCCGAGAACAGGCGGCGGCAGGTGAGCAGCACCGCGCCGACCGTGCCGAGCGCCGACGAGGCCGCGATCAGGAACATGATGACGATCTGATAGCGGACCGCCTGCAGCGGCGATTGGCCCGCGAGCACCTGGCCCGTCATCATCCCCGGCAGGCTCACCACGCCGACCACCGCCATCTGGTTGAGGGTCGGCAGCATGCCCGCGCGCACCGCCTGCCGCGCGGCGTCCTGGGCCGCTTCCCAGCGGGTCGCGCCGAGTGCGAGCGCGGTCTCGACGCGATCGCGGCGCGCGGTCAGCTCCTCGGTCATCCGCTCGACGCCGAGCGAGACGCCGGTGAGCGTATTGCCGAGGATCATCCCGAGGATCGGGATCGCATACTGCGGCGCGTACCACGGATGGATGCGGATCACGACGAACAGGCCGACGGCCGCGACGAACCAGCTGCTGAACCAGATCGACAGGATGCTGTCGGCGCGCTGGCCCGCGTACGTGCGCTTGCCGCGCGCGGCCCCCGCGAAGCCCGCGATCAGCGTCATCAAGGCCATCAACGGCACCACCACGACGCCGCTCGCATGCGCGAACACCCAGCCGAGCACATAGCCGATCGCGAGCAGCTGGACGACGGTGCGCAGCGCCGCCCAGGCGAGCTTGCGGCCGAGGCCGAGCGAGAGGGCCAGCGACAACGCGCCGTTGACCGCGACGAGCGCCGCCGCGATGCCGACGTCGACGAGGCTCAGGTCCTGCAGGGTGGGGCTCACGACGCGGCCTCCGATGCGCCGTCGCGCAGCACGCCCGCCTGCATCGTCAGATGGCGCGGGCCGATGCGCGCGGCCTGCGCGGGATTGTGCGAAATCCACAGATAGGCGCGCGCGTCGGGCGCGGCGTCGAACCACGCGGCCACCAGCGCCTCGATCGCGCGGGTCGACTCGGGGTCGAGCGCGGCGGTCGGTTCGTCTAGCAGCAACACCTCGGGATCGAGTTGCAGCACGCGCAACAACGCCGCGATCTGCGCCTCGCCGCCCGACAATTCGCTCGCCGCCTGCGCGAGAAAATCGTCGCGGCGGCCCGCCTGTGCCGCAAGTCGGGCGGCGCGCGCGCGATCGAAACGCCGATCGCGATAAACCGCGAGCGTGTACGGATAGCGCAGCAGGTCCTCGACGCTGCCGTCGGCGGGCGCGGGCCGCTGCCGCAGATACGCGACATTGCGCCGATAACGCGGGATCGCCGCGCGCGCGACCGGCTCGCCGCGCCACAACAGGGCGCCGCCGTCGAGCGGGTCGAGCAGCGCCAGCGCGCGCAGGAACACGCTTTTCCCCGAGCCCGACGGCCCGGTGAGCGCAATGCGTGTGCCTGCCGTCAGCCGGAAATCGGTGGGGGCCAGAAGCGTCTTGCCGGTCGACGCGTCGCGCCGGGTGATGCCGCGCGCGTCGATCAGGGCGGTTGCCGTCATAAATGAAAAAAAGGGTAAATGGGGCGGGGCGGTCCCGGCACGTGCGTCATAATACCGGCCATGCCTCGCCGCGTCGCGCGCTGCGCGCCTTTGCGCACGGCACGCGCGGCACGCTTGGCTGATCCCAGAACAACAACGGAACCGGCATGGCGCTTTCCCGAGCTCTCGGCAAATCGGCCGCATGGATCGCCGGCAGCGTCGTGGTGTTGCTCGCGGCGTTCGGCATCTTCATCTATACCTTCGACTGGAACCACGTGAAGCCGTGGGTCAACGCACAGGCGAGCGAGGCGCTGGGGCGCCCGTTCGAGATTCGCGGCGACCTCAGGCTGGGCTGGCGACGGCCCGAGGGCGAAACCGGCTGGCGCGCCTGGGTGCCCTGGCCGAGCGTCTCCGCCACCCAGATCGTGATCGGCAATCCTGAATGGGCGAAGGCGCCCGCGTTCGCGACGCTCGACGCCGCGCAAGCCGAGGTCGAGGTGCTGCCGCTCCTCGCGCACAAGGTCGTGATTCCGTCGATCCGCCTCGTCAATCCGGCGCTCGATCTCGAGCGGCTCGCCGATGGCCGCAACACCTGGACCTTCACCTTCAAGCAGGCGGCGCAGCCGTCGCCGTGGAACGTGGAGCTGCGCAACTTCGGTTTTGCCAAAGGCACGGTTGCGTATCGCGACGCCGTCACGAAAGCCGATCTCACCGTCGCGATCGACACGCTCGGCCAACCGATCCCGCTCGGCGACGTGCTCGCGCAGCAGGAAGCCACCTCGCGCGCCGCGTCGGCCCAGCGGGTCGGCAAGCGGGGCGCAGCGCAGCTGAGCCGGAAGGCGAACGCCACGGCAGCGTCGGATGCGTCGGCCGCCTCCGCTGCGTCGGCCGCCTCAGGCGCTTCGGCGGCAACAGGTGCAAGCGTGGCGTCGGGCGCGGTCTCGGCCTCCGCGCCGCCCGCGGTCAGCGCGCCGGCCGGCGCCTCCGGCGCGGCCGCCAAGCCGGCGGGGCCGACCTATGCGTTCGGCCTGACCGTGAAGGGGCGCTACAAGGGCGTGCCCATCGACGGCACCGGCAAGCTCGGCGGGGTGCTCGCGCTGCAGGACGCCGCTCGGCCGTTCCCGCTGCAGGCGGACGTGAAGGCGGGCGACACGCGGCTCGCGGTGGTCGGCACGCTGACCGACCCAACCCGGCTCGCCGCGCTCGACCTGCGGCTGTGGCTGCAAGGCGCGAGCATGTCGCACCTGTATCCGCTGACCGGCGTGACCCTGCCCGATACGCCGCCGTACGCGACCGAGGGCCGCCTGATCGGCAACTTCCGGCGCGGCGGAAGCCTGTTCCGCTACGAGAACTTCGACGGCCGCGTCGGCGGCAGCGATCTGCATGGCACGCTTGCGTTCGAGCAGCGCGAGCCGCGGCCGAAACTGTCGGGCGAACTGGTGTCGAACCTGCTGCAATTCTCGGATCTCGCGCCGATCGTCGGCGCGGACACGGCCGCCAGCAAGGCCCAGCGCGGCGATACCACCAAGCAGCCGAGCGGCCGCGTGCTGCCGGTCGAGACGTTCCACACCGACCGCTGGCGCGCGCTCGACGCCGACGTCAAGTTCACCGGCAAGAAGCTGGTCAAGAGCGCGGACCTGCCGATCACCGACCTCTACACGCACATCGTGATGCAGGACGGCGTGCTGTCGCTCCAACCGCTGACGTTCGGCGTCGCGGGCGGCTCGCTGTCGACCGAGGCGCGGCTCGACGGCAGCGGCGCGCCGCTCAAGGGCCGCTTCACGGTGGCGGCGCGCCACCTGAAGCTCAAGCAGCTGTTCTCGACGCAGAAGGTGATGCAGTCCGCGTTGGGCGAGATCAACGGCGACGCCGCGCTGTCGGCCACCGGCAATTCGCCCGCGGCGCTCGCCGCGACGGCCAACGGCGAGGTCAAGGCGCTCGTCACCGATGGCGCGATCAGTCGGCTGCTGATGGAGGCGGCCGGCCTGAACGTCGCGAACGTGGTGTACGAGAAGCTGTTCGGCGGCAAGGACGTGAAGATCAATTGCGCGGCGGTGGATTTCGCCGCGACCAACGGCGTGCTCGATGCGAAGCTGTTCGCGCTCGATACCGACGATGCGGTGATCCGCGTCGACGGCACGGTCAACCTGCGCGACGAATCGCTGGACATGTCGATTCATCCGCAGACCAAGGGCTTCCGGGTGTTCTCGCTGCGCTCGCCGCTGTACGTGAAGGGCACCTTCAAGAATCCGGACGTCGGCGTGAGCGTGGGCGCGCTCGCGCTGCGCGCGGGCGCGATGATCGGGCTCGGCCTGATCAACCCGTTCGCCGCGCTGATCCCGCTGATCGCGCCGAGCAACAACAAGGGTGTGCCGTGCTCGGAGATGTTCGCGCAACTGAAGGCGCCGCCCAAGGCGCCGCCCCCGGGCAAGAAGGCCGCCGCGAAGTAGGGCGGCGCGAGGCCATCTCGGCGGCGGACGGCGGGCGCACGCCGCGCGCCGCCGTCGGGTCGAGTGGAAACGGGGTCTGACGTCGAGCGAACGGGTTTGCTCGATGGGCGGCCCGGCGCGGGAAGCCTGTGCGCCGCCGGCGGGAATGCCGGCAAATTCTCCCCGGGAACCGCGTTGCGCCCGCCGCGCCGGGCTTTCCGGATGGGGGCCGCGGCCTGTGCTCATGGGCGCTTTGGCGGTCCGCCGCGCAGCAGTTCACCGACTCCTGCTAAACTACCCGGTTTTCCGTCGATCTATCTCTAAACGGGCTACGCTGTGCTTTCTACTGCCAACATCACGATGCAATTCGGGCCCAAGCCCCTGTTCGAGAATATCTCGGTCAAGTTTGGGGAGGGTAACCGCTACGGCCTCATCGGCGCGAACGGTTGCGGCAAGTCGACCTTCATGAAGATTCTCGGCGGCGACCTCGAGTCGAGCGGAGGCAATGTCGCGCTCGAGCCGAACGTGCGTCTCGGCAAGCTGCGCCAGGATCAGTTCGCCTACGAGGACGTGCGCGTGCTCGACGTCGTGATGATGGGCCACACGGAGATGTGGGCCGCGATGACGGAGCGCGACGCGATCTACGCGAACCCGGACGCGACCGACGACGACTACATGCACGCGGCCGAACTCGAGGCGAAGTTCGCCGAGTACGGCGGCTATGACGCCGAGGCGCGCGCGGGCGCGCTGCTGCTCGGCATCGGCATCGACGAGAAGTTCCACACCGGCCCGATGAGCGACGTCGCCCCGGGCTGGAAGCTGCGCGTGCTGCTTGCGCAGGCGCTGTTCTCGAAGCCGGACGTGCTGCTGCTCGACGAACCGACCAACAACCTCGACATCAACTCGATCCGTTGGCTGGAAACCGTGCTCAACGAGTACAACTCGACGATGATCATCATCTCGCACGATCGCCACTTCCTGAACTCGGTGTGCACGCACATGGCCGACATGGACTTCGGCACGCTGAAGGTCTGGCCGGGCAACTACGACGACTACATGCTCGCGTCGGCGCAGGCGCGCGAGCGGCAGGCCGCGGCGAACACCCGCGCCAAGGAGCGCGTCGCCGAACTGCAGGACTTCGTGCGCCGCTTCTCGGCGAACAAGTCGAAGGCGCGCCAGGCGACGAGCCGCGCGAAGCAGATCGACAAGATCAAGATCGAGGAATTCAAGCCGTCGTCGCGGCAGAACCCGTTCATCCGTTTCGAATTCGAGAAGAAGCTGCACAACATCGCGGTGGTGGCCGACACCATCACCAAGAAGTACGAGCGCACGATCTTCCAGAACTTCAACCTGTCGGTGCAGCCGGGCGAGCGGATCGCGATCATCGGCGAGAACGGCGCGGGCAAGACCACGCTGCTGCGCGCGCTGCTCGGCAAGCTCGAGCTCGAGCATGGTTCGGTGAAGTGGGCCGAGAACGCGAACATCGGCTACATGCCGCAGGACACCTACGAGGAGTTCCCGGACGACATCACGCTGATGGACTGGATCGACTACTACCGCCAGGACGGCGACGACGAGACGATGGTGCGCGGCACGCTCGGCCGCCTGCTGTTCTCGGCGGACGACATCCGCAAGTCGGTGAAGGTGCTGTCGGGCGGCGAGAAGGGCCGCATGATCTGGGGCAAGCTGATGCTGGGCCGCCACAACGTGCTGCTGATGGACGAGCCGACCAACCACATGGACATGGAATCGATCGAGTCGCTGCAGATCGCGCTCGAGAAGTTCGAAGGCACGCTGATTTTCGTGTCGCATGACCGCGAGTTCGTGAGCGGCCTCGCGAACCGGATCATCGAAGTGAAGACGGACGGCACGCTGACGGACTTCGGCGGGAATTACGAAGACTTCCTGACGAGCCAGGGGCAGGCGTAAGCGCTGCCGGATATTTCCAATGTGAAGTACCCGAAAGGCCTGCTGAGTTTTCCTCGGCGGGCCTTTTTCATTTGGCGAGCATATGCATGCTCTGCGGCACGGCGTGATCTCTCATGCATGAGGGATAAAAGCTTGTTGCTATTCGATTTGAATATTCTAATCTTCCTGAAATGAATGATTTCATGGGGATTGGAATGAAAATCCAGGAACAAGACTTCTATCATGGTGTTGCGCTGACGCAGATTACCGAACACGTATCTTTTAAAGCGCTGAACAAAGCCAGTACGGGAAACTACGGCCATTACCTTATCAATACGGATAGGCATGTGTTTGTAAAATACCGGACTGGAGGAGGACCGTCATGGAATCATGTGTTTTCAGTAGGAGAGTTGAAAGCGATCGAAAAGGTGTGCGATAAGCAAGATCTGGTGTGGTTGGCATTGGTGTGCGGGGGCACAACAATATGTTCACTCTCGAAAGATCAGATTCATCTGCTGATTGATCCGTGTAACCACGAGCAGCAGCGCATTAAGATTGACGTTCCTTATAACGGAAGTTGCCACGTTTCCGGAACTTTGGGCAAGCTTGGTAAAGTAGTGCCGCACAATGCTTTCCCGGCACGTCTGTTTGAGTAGAACGAGGCTGTTGTGACGTGCGCTAGCGTGGTTTTACGGGTTCGCGTGTTTTTATACCCGCTGGGAGATTTGCACCGCACCCAGCGGGTCACGGCCATTTCTAGAACCGATGCCGCATCCCCAGCGCCACGATGCTCTGCGTGCGCGTCCCGCCATACCCATACGACCCGATCGACGCCTGCGCAGGCTGCGTGCCGCCGTTCATCGTGCGTTGCGTGCCGTTCGCGCGCTGCCACGCGCCGACCAGATAGAAGTCGGTCCGCTTCGACAACGTATAATCCGCGCCCGCCGACACCTGATGGTAGGTCGCGCTCGTATCGCCGCTCGCCTTCGTGTAGCTGTAGCCCACCCCGACCAGCACCGCCGCGTTCGCCTGGTAATTCA is a window of Burkholderia sp. FERM BP-3421 DNA encoding:
- a CDS encoding cystathionine beta-lyase yields the protein MTASTSKRALQTRIVQPDDAIPDGFRSFVTPVERGSTVVFPDLATMRNLDWRDDSQWRYGLHATPTSLALAQRLAEIEGGRHALLQPSGLASITNVYFGVVKAGDDVLIPHNVYNPNGDLGTWLSRDFGVSARFYDPLIGAGIADLIQPNTKLIWLEAPGSVTMEVPDVRAITAVARARGIVTAIDNTYSAGLAFKPFEHGVDISVQALTKYQSGGSDLLMGATITADADLHAKLKLARMRLGIGVSVDDCSLVLRSLPSMQVRFDAHSANALALAHWLKARPEIAAVLHPQFPDCPGHASFARDFTGAGGLFSVVFDGRYSPAQVDAFVEALELFAIGWSWGGACSLAMPYDVASMRPTWPHQGTLVRFYVGLEDEADLRADIERAFGIAFG
- the serB gene encoding phosphoserine phosphatase SerB encodes the protein MTTNLVIQSPSPLSDAHYKPLLALARGARIVALDPHAIRIEEASPAQQPDLDVYCGTHGLDYGFVDAGLRLADFGLVAMDMDSTLITIECIDEIADFCGRKAEVAAITEASMRGEIPDFNESLARRVALLAGLEASALEQVYATRLRLSPGAEAMLAGVKAAGLKTLLVSGGFTFFTDRLKAQLGLDHAYSNVLEVVDGKLTGKVLGEIVDADVKARLVRDTCAALGIPPSRAIAIGDGSNDLKMMAEAGLSVAFRAKPVVREAASVAFNHVGLDGLLRLL
- a CDS encoding LysR family transcriptional regulator; translated protein: MIDAPPPSPDKPLDLLDVALFVRAARLANVSAAGREFGLSAAVASARLAQLERQLGARLLHRTTRRVSLTQEGELFIARAQPLLEAADAARAAVGRGRAEPQGRLKVSMSSSFGRQHVAPVIPAFLRRYPDVSLDLRLSDEIVDLVDEGIDIAVRLGALKDSSLVARRLAANRRVICCAPAYLAAHGAPRHPADLARHECVILGDQRDWTFATPAGPQTVRVGGRLSASNGEAIREAVLAGFGLALKSTWDVGPHLRDGTLVSVLDDYPLAEPVAIWAVYPSRAFVPLKTLAFIDFLAAHFGDPPYWDRPAPPAG
- a CDS encoding zinc-binding alcohol dehydrogenase family protein; translation: MKAVGLHQYLPIDQPDALLDLELPMPQPGERDLLVRIEAISVNPVDCKVRAPKAQTEASPRVLGWDAAGTVVAVGPGVALFKVGDPVFYAGSITRPGANSEYHVVDERIVARKPETLDFAAAAALPLTAITAWEALFERLRVSPQGADAGKSVLIIGGAGGVGSIGIQLARQLGGLTVIATASRPESAQWVRELGADHVVDHFGDLPAQMKAVGHPTVDYVLIFNDTDRHFPAAAELIRPQGGICTIVENERPVPVELLKAKSAAFHWEFMFTRAMFGTPDMIEQHTLLAEVARLVDAGALRTTVGEHLGRIDAANLRRAHQLLESGRAIGKLVLSGF
- a CDS encoding DUF6013 family protein, coding for MGQRVTTVIAATGSAAVLAAAFLSAPACAAPPINASLLGGNDGQLQYTVKVDSKLFGNTQETRKIRSGETDDFNWKSVPPSGAVPVPDGCPQSDSLPRDANGAMVRQTQVRVAPSVDSKGVANVQLSFQASAPQGRKAVTVGGKALQCPKAVTVSQVRWVSIPTGGGSKTLTMSDGTRVTVSIKR
- a CDS encoding ABC transporter permease, with the protein product MSPTLQDLSLVDVGIAAALVAVNGALSLALSLGLGRKLAWAALRTVVQLLAIGYVLGWVFAHASGVVVVPLMALMTLIAGFAGAARGKRTYAGQRADSILSIWFSSWFVAAVGLFVVIRIHPWYAPQYAIPILGMILGNTLTGVSLGVERMTEELTARRDRVETALALGATRWEAAQDAARQAVRAGMLPTLNQMAVVGVVSLPGMMTGQVLAGQSPLQAVRYQIVIMFLIAASSALGTVGAVLLTCRRLFSAEHRFLAARLIERRRKQAAG
- a CDS encoding ABC transporter ATP-binding protein yields the protein MTATALIDARGITRRDASTGKTLLAPTDFRLTAGTRIALTGPSGSGKSVFLRALALLDPLDGGALLWRGEPVARAAIPRYRRNVAYLRQRPAPADGSVEDLLRYPYTLAVYRDRRFDRARAARLAAQAGRRDDFLAQAASELSGGEAQIAALLRVLQLDPEVLLLDEPTAALDPESTRAIEALVAAWFDAAPDARAYLWISHNPAQAARIGPRHLTMQAGVLRDGASEAAS
- a CDS encoding AsmA family protein; translation: MALSRALGKSAAWIAGSVVVLLAAFGIFIYTFDWNHVKPWVNAQASEALGRPFEIRGDLRLGWRRPEGETGWRAWVPWPSVSATQIVIGNPEWAKAPAFATLDAAQAEVEVLPLLAHKVVIPSIRLVNPALDLERLADGRNTWTFTFKQAAQPSPWNVELRNFGFAKGTVAYRDAVTKADLTVAIDTLGQPIPLGDVLAQQEATSRAASAQRVGKRGAAQLSRKANATAASDASAASAASAASGASAATGASVASGAVSASAPPAVSAPAGASGAAAKPAGPTYAFGLTVKGRYKGVPIDGTGKLGGVLALQDAARPFPLQADVKAGDTRLAVVGTLTDPTRLAALDLRLWLQGASMSHLYPLTGVTLPDTPPYATEGRLIGNFRRGGSLFRYENFDGRVGGSDLHGTLAFEQREPRPKLSGELVSNLLQFSDLAPIVGADTAASKAQRGDTTKQPSGRVLPVETFHTDRWRALDADVKFTGKKLVKSADLPITDLYTHIVMQDGVLSLQPLTFGVAGGSLSTEARLDGSGAPLKGRFTVAARHLKLKQLFSTQKVMQSALGEINGDAALSATGNSPAALAATANGEVKALVTDGAISRLLMEAAGLNVANVVYEKLFGGKDVKINCAAVDFAATNGVLDAKLFALDTDDAVIRVDGTVNLRDESLDMSIHPQTKGFRVFSLRSPLYVKGTFKNPDVGVSVGALALRAGAMIGLGLINPFAALIPLIAPSNNKGVPCSEMFAQLKAPPKAPPPGKKAAAK
- a CDS encoding ABC-F family ATPase, which codes for MLSTANITMQFGPKPLFENISVKFGEGNRYGLIGANGCGKSTFMKILGGDLESSGGNVALEPNVRLGKLRQDQFAYEDVRVLDVVMMGHTEMWAAMTERDAIYANPDATDDDYMHAAELEAKFAEYGGYDAEARAGALLLGIGIDEKFHTGPMSDVAPGWKLRVLLAQALFSKPDVLLLDEPTNNLDINSIRWLETVLNEYNSTMIIISHDRHFLNSVCTHMADMDFGTLKVWPGNYDDYMLASAQARERQAAANTRAKERVAELQDFVRRFSANKSKARQATSRAKQIDKIKIEEFKPSSRQNPFIRFEFEKKLHNIAVVADTITKKYERTIFQNFNLSVQPGERIAIIGENGAGKTTLLRALLGKLELEHGSVKWAENANIGYMPQDTYEEFPDDITLMDWIDYYRQDGDDETMVRGTLGRLLFSADDIRKSVKVLSGGEKGRMIWGKLMLGRHNVLLMDEPTNHMDMESIESLQIALEKFEGTLIFVSHDREFVSGLANRIIEVKTDGTLTDFGGNYEDFLTSQGQA